One window of the Streptomyces sp. TS71-3 genome contains the following:
- a CDS encoding cytidine deaminase encodes MIDSSALDPEDRKIVTLARSARARNSVPEGAAVRDETGRTYVAGTVALDSLKLSALQTAVAMAVASGARSLEAAAVVTEAGAPSGADRAAVADLGGPATPILLAGPDGSVRSTTPAG; translated from the coding sequence ATGATCGACAGCAGTGCCCTCGACCCCGAGGACCGCAAGATCGTCACCCTGGCCCGCTCGGCCCGGGCCCGCAACTCCGTGCCGGAGGGCGCGGCCGTACGGGACGAGACCGGTCGCACCTACGTCGCCGGGACGGTGGCGCTGGACTCGCTGAAGCTGAGCGCGTTGCAGACGGCGGTGGCCATGGCGGTGGCGTCCGGGGCGCGGTCGTTGGAGGCGGCGGCGGTGGTGACCGAGGCGGGGGCGCCGTCCGGCGCCGATCGTGCGGCGGTGGCGGATCTTGGTGGTCCTGCGACCCCCATCCTGCTTGCCGGGCCCGACGGCAGCGTCAGGTCCACGACTCCGGCGGGCTGA
- a CDS encoding transposase family protein, which yields MVTYVATLDVPRHVVDHLSRLLAAHRRRLGTPRGSRALGPFRQAVLVLRWFREQACVHCLARDAGVSQATGYRYLHEGIDALAAQAPDLHDVLNRCRREGMTHVILDGTLIESDRLAGVRDNGNDLWFSQKHKAFGGNVQFLSSPNGTPLWVSDVEPGSTPDITAARIHVLPVLYKAAADGLPTLADKGYIGAGIGIHIPVRRPQGRSEQALHTDTRTTNTLIRDLRALGERAAAELKERWRALKKVSLSPSRIGDIARAALVLNGILK from the coding sequence TTGGTCACCTATGTTGCCACGCTCGATGTTCCGCGCCATGTCGTGGATCACCTTTCACGACTGCTGGCCGCCCACCGGCGACGGTTGGGCACTCCGCGGGGGTCGCGGGCGCTGGGTCCGTTCCGTCAGGCCGTGCTGGTGCTGCGCTGGTTCCGCGAGCAGGCGTGCGTGCACTGTCTGGCCCGCGACGCCGGGGTCTCCCAGGCCACCGGCTACCGCTACCTCCACGAAGGCATCGACGCGCTGGCCGCCCAAGCCCCCGACTTGCACGACGTCCTGAACCGCTGCCGGCGGGAAGGAATGACGCACGTGATTTTGGACGGCACACTCATCGAGTCCGACCGTCTCGCCGGCGTCCGCGACAACGGCAACGACCTGTGGTTCAGCCAGAAGCACAAGGCGTTCGGCGGCAACGTGCAGTTCCTGTCCTCCCCGAACGGCACCCCGCTGTGGGTCTCCGATGTCGAGCCCGGCTCCACCCCCGACATCACAGCGGCCCGTATCCACGTCCTGCCCGTTCTGTACAAGGCCGCCGCCGACGGTTTGCCGACTCTTGCCGACAAGGGTTACATCGGCGCCGGAATCGGCATCCACATCCCGGTGCGCCGCCCCCAGGGTAGATCTGAGCAAGCCCTCCACACCGATACCCGAACCACGAACACCCTGATCAGAGATCTGCGCGCCCTCGGCGAACGCGCAGCCGCCGAACTCAAGGAACGCTGGCGCGCGCTCAAGAAGGTCTCGCTCAGTCCCAGCCGGATCGGCGACATCGCCCGTGCCGCACTCGTCCTCAACGGAATCTTGAAATGA
- a CDS encoding transposase family protein, whose protein sequence is MVTYVATLDVPRHVVDHLSRLLAAHRRRLGTPRGSRALGPFRQAVLVLRWFREQACVHCLARDAGVSQATGYRYLHEGIDALAAQAPDLHDVLNRCRREGMTHVILDGTLIESDRLAGVRDNGNDLWFSQKHKAFGGNVQFLSSPNGTPLWVSDVEPGSTPDITAARIHVLPVLYKAAADGLPTLADKGYIGAGIGIHIPVRRPQGRSEQALHTDTRTTNTLIRDLRALGERAAAELKERWRALKKVSLSPSRIGDIARAALVLNGIAK, encoded by the coding sequence TTGGTCACCTATGTTGCCACGCTCGATGTTCCGCGCCATGTCGTGGATCACCTTTCACGACTGCTGGCCGCCCACCGGCGACGGTTGGGCACTCCGCGGGGGTCGCGGGCGCTGGGTCCGTTCCGTCAGGCCGTGCTGGTGCTGCGCTGGTTCCGCGAGCAGGCGTGCGTGCACTGTCTGGCCCGCGACGCCGGGGTCTCCCAGGCCACCGGCTACCGCTACCTCCACGAAGGCATCGACGCGCTGGCCGCCCAAGCCCCCGACTTGCACGACGTCCTGAACCGCTGCCGGCGGGAAGGAATGACGCACGTGATTTTGGACGGCACACTCATCGAGTCCGACCGTCTCGCCGGCGTCCGCGACAACGGCAACGACCTGTGGTTCAGCCAGAAGCACAAGGCGTTCGGCGGCAACGTGCAGTTCCTGTCCTCCCCGAACGGCACCCCGCTGTGGGTCTCCGATGTCGAGCCCGGCTCCACCCCCGACATCACAGCGGCCCGTATCCACGTCCTGCCCGTTCTGTACAAGGCCGCCGCCGACGGTTTGCCGACTCTTGCCGACAAGGGTTACATCGGCGCCGGAATCGGCATCCACATCCCGGTGCGCCGCCCCCAGGGTAGATCTGAGCAAGCCCTCCACACCGATACCCGAACCACGAACACCCTGATCAGAGATCTGCGCGCCCTCGGCGAACGCGCAGCCGCCGAACTCAAGGAACGCTGGCGCGCGCTCAAGAAGGTCTCGCTCAGTCCCAGCCGGATCGGCGACATCGCCCGTGCCGCACTCGTCCTCAACGGAATCGCGAAATGA
- a CDS encoding DUF6262 family protein, whose translation MNVPGDPRATALKAARQKDSEAKRARVLDVLARMQRDGVKITFASVAKAAGVSTWLVYAVGVREYIEAARQDQLEHGIETPPAAVPPQSQVSLDSLKTDLALARQQIKELRAERDKLRERLRLQLGAELDQQDSSNLVAVTDELSRERDDLSHQLSQAKADNQVLRERVTELEDDLTASRQSLRKMMRTNSA comes from the coding sequence GTGAACGTCCCCGGAGATCCCCGCGCAACTGCTTTGAAGGCCGCGCGGCAAAAGGACAGCGAAGCAAAGCGAGCGCGCGTCCTGGATGTGTTGGCGAGGATGCAGCGCGACGGGGTGAAGATCACGTTCGCAAGCGTCGCGAAGGCCGCGGGCGTCTCCACCTGGCTCGTCTACGCCGTGGGCGTCCGCGAGTACATCGAGGCAGCGCGGCAGGACCAGCTGGAGCACGGAATCGAGACGCCTCCGGCCGCTGTCCCACCGCAGTCACAGGTCAGCCTTGACAGCCTGAAGACCGACCTCGCCCTGGCCAGGCAGCAGATCAAGGAGCTGAGGGCGGAGCGGGACAAGCTGCGGGAACGGCTCCGGCTTCAGCTCGGAGCAGAGCTGGACCAGCAAGACAGCTCCAACCTGGTCGCGGTCACCGACGAGTTGTCCCGTGAACGGGATGACCTCTCCCATCAGCTCTCCCAGGCCAAGGCGGACAACCAGGTGCTACGTGAGCGCGTCACCGAGTTGGAGGACGACCTGACAGCTTCCCGCCAGAGCTTGCGGAAGATGATGCGCACCAACTCCGCGTGA
- a CDS encoding site-specific integrase, which yields MVQHLSDVDTLRGLDIASLDFGGMRNSTAGRSLLGAMQYTVEYEFRQFSGDDPSLEDVWDGAAMGLWAASHRRYGTHSGTIDFTTVRQRWLREIIKEWGRSVRPDMQTLRVSLKAFSIASDALARRPGGGEVSSRLNGADMTAVVQAIKDARKDDDFPYAASSLVAFLGGWFNVLDFARSSCLMEDVQGSFSRARHHRIKLTEANEEQAGRALPDVVIQQLDANLHFLTRSHHGWSEETFRLFYRTAYTILRDTGRRIGEVVTLKTGCIEVVDGHPQLIYDNHKARRHGRRLPVTQELADTILTWEKHRAELSLAESALPWLFPSPMHKARGKGRLHVDSLAHTLRDWVRSIPQIDSDIIDPDGEPLPFDRSKITAHAFRHTYAQRHADAGVPVDVLRDLMDHKSMDTTMGYYQVTLKRKREAVKAMAPLAVDRFGNSSPIPAQRYEIGSVAVPFGNCTEPSNVKAGGGSCPIRFQCAGCSFYRPDPSYLPAIEDHVRSLKADKEMADAIGAAPFVLDNLTAQIDSFREVVSTMRGQLRFSQRNDLREAL from the coding sequence GTGGTTCAGCATCTGTCGGACGTGGACACGCTCCGCGGCCTCGACATCGCGTCGCTTGACTTTGGTGGGATGCGGAACAGTACAGCTGGACGATCACTGCTGGGGGCGATGCAATACACCGTTGAATACGAATTCCGGCAGTTCTCCGGCGATGACCCGAGCCTAGAAGACGTATGGGATGGTGCCGCGATGGGCCTGTGGGCTGCTTCGCATCGGCGCTACGGCACACACAGCGGCACCATCGACTTCACCACCGTCCGACAAAGGTGGCTCAGGGAGATCATCAAGGAGTGGGGCCGCTCGGTTCGCCCTGATATGCAGACGCTTCGCGTCAGTCTCAAAGCATTCAGCATCGCCTCAGACGCGCTCGCACGGCGCCCTGGCGGTGGAGAAGTGTCTTCTCGCCTCAACGGCGCCGACATGACAGCCGTTGTTCAGGCCATCAAGGACGCCCGCAAAGACGATGACTTTCCCTATGCAGCCAGCAGCCTCGTCGCCTTTCTCGGAGGGTGGTTCAACGTCCTGGACTTCGCTCGCTCCAGCTGTCTCATGGAAGACGTGCAGGGCTCGTTCAGCCGTGCCCGACACCACCGCATCAAGCTCACAGAGGCTAACGAAGAGCAGGCCGGGCGAGCCCTGCCAGACGTTGTCATCCAGCAGCTCGACGCAAACCTCCACTTCCTTACCAGAAGCCATCACGGATGGAGCGAAGAGACCTTCCGGCTGTTCTATCGAACCGCCTACACGATCCTGCGCGACACCGGGCGGCGAATCGGCGAAGTGGTGACCTTGAAGACAGGGTGCATCGAGGTCGTCGACGGGCATCCGCAGCTCATCTACGACAACCACAAGGCCCGTCGCCACGGTCGCCGCCTCCCCGTCACCCAAGAGCTTGCCGACACCATCCTGACGTGGGAAAAGCACCGGGCTGAGCTTTCGCTGGCGGAATCGGCTTTGCCTTGGCTGTTCCCGAGCCCTATGCACAAGGCACGCGGGAAAGGACGCCTCCACGTCGACAGCTTGGCTCACACCCTCCGCGATTGGGTTCGCTCCATCCCGCAGATCGACAGCGACATCATCGACCCCGATGGGGAGCCGCTGCCGTTCGACCGGTCGAAGATCACCGCGCACGCCTTCCGGCACACCTATGCCCAAAGGCACGCGGATGCAGGGGTGCCGGTGGATGTACTCCGCGACCTGATGGACCACAAGTCGATGGACACCACCATGGGCTATTACCAGGTCACGCTGAAGCGGAAGCGCGAGGCGGTCAAAGCCATGGCGCCGTTGGCGGTTGACCGGTTCGGAAACTCGTCCCCGATTCCCGCTCAGCGTTATGAGATCGGGTCCGTCGCGGTGCCGTTTGGCAACTGCACCGAGCCCAGCAACGTCAAGGCAGGCGGCGGCTCCTGCCCCATCCGCTTCCAGTGCGCGGGGTGCAGCTTCTACCGCCCCGACCCGTCCTACCTGCCTGCGATCGAAGACCACGTCCGCAGCCTCAAGGCCGACAAGGAGATGGCGGACGCCATCGGAGCGGCCCCGTTTGTGCTCGACAACCTCACCGCGCAGATCGACAGCTTCCGGGAGGTCGTTTCCACGATGCGTGGCCAACTGAGGTTTTCTCAGAGAAATGATCTTCGCGAAGCGTTGTGA